TCTATCTGCACGCCGGGCCGGAGATCTCGGTGGCATCCACCAAGGCGCTCACCAACATGGCCCTCGCGTTCGCCCTCCTCGCCCTGCACCTGGGCCGTCTCCACGACCTCTCGCATGCCGAGGGCGAGCGCATCCTGCGCGGCCTGCAGCGCATCCCGGAGCAGGTGAAGGCGATCCTCGACGACGCCGACCAGGTGACCGCGCTCGCTCAGGAGATCGCGAAGGCACGCAGCGTGTTCTACATCGGCCGGGTGCGCGGCTTCCCGGTGGCGCGGGAGGGCGCGCAGAAGCTCAAGGAGATCAGCTACATCCACGCGGAGGCGTACCAGACGAGCGAACTCAAGCACGGCCCTCTGGCCCTCATCGACGAGCAGATGCCGACCATCGCGGTGATCCCGGATGACATGCTGACCGACCGCAATGTCGCCGCGGCCGAGCAGGTCCTCGCCCGTAAGGGGCCTCTCGTGGCGATCACCCACGAGTCCGTCGAGCTCGGGCATCTGAAGGCGCAGAAGATCGTCGTTCCGAAGAATGAGCCGGAGCTGGATCCGATCCTCCTCACGATCCCGACGCAGCTGCTCGCCTATCAGGTGGCGGTGCTTCTGGGTCATGATGTGGACAAGCCGAGGAACCTCGCCAAGTCCGTCACCGTCGAGTGACCCGGGCGGCCCGGACCGGCCGAGCGATCAACCGAACGATCAGGAGCACCCATGAGCACACCCTGGCGCGACGCGTGGCACACCCTCAGGCCGCGGCCGGATGACCCCCATGGGCCGCTCGCCCCGATGCTCGTGCTCCTGACCGTGGTGACGGGCCTCGTCGACGCGTTCAGCTACCTCGAGCTGGGCCGGGTCTTCGTGGCGAACATGACCGGCAACGTCGTGTTCCTGTCGTTCGCGCTGGGCGGGGCGCCGGGCTTCCTCTGGTGGGCGTCGCTCCTGGCGGTGCTGACGTTCCTGCTCGGGGCGTTCCTCGGCGGCAGGATCGGCGCGACGGCGGGCGGCCACCGTGGCCGGCATCTGTTCGCAGCAGCGGCAACCCAGACCGCCCTCCTCCTCGCGGCCTTGATCCTCACGCTCGTCGCCCCCGCGCCGGCGCCCCGGGACTCGTACGACGGCGTCCTGCTGACGGCCCTGATCGTCGTTCTCGGCATCGCCATGGGCCTCCAGAACGCGACGGCGCGCGGTCTCGGCGTCCCGGATCTCACCACGACGGTTCTGACCATGACCCTCACGGGCATGGGCGCGGACAGCAGGATCGCGGGCGGCCGGGACGGCCGGATCGGCAGGAGGCTCCTCTCGGTGCTCGCCATGTTCCTGGGAGGCCTGGCAGGAGTGCTCCTCATCGAATCCGGGCAGGGCCGCTGGGTCCTGGTCTGCGCCACGTTCCTGCTGGGAGGGGTCACACTGTGGACGGCACGGTCCCGTCGCGCCACCACCGGGTGGGTGACCAAGCCCGCCTGAACGCCCTCGGGACGGGCCGGGCTGAACTCCTCGTGACGGACGGCCCGGCTAAGATCGACTGGTGCTGAACACCCCCGAACCGCGGAAGACCCGGCTGCCCTTCGAAGTCTGGGCCCTCGTGGCCGGAGGGTTCACCGTGGCCCTCGGCTACGGCGTGGTGGCGCCGGTCATCCCGCAGTTCGCGCTGGAGTTCGGGGTCTCGAACTTCGCCGCCTCCGCGATCGTCAGTGCCTTCGCCCTCATGCGGGTGGTCTCCGCCCCCGTGGCGGGCCGGGTGATCGACCGTTTCGGCGAACGCCGCACCTACATCACGGGCATCCTGATCGTCGCGCTGTCCACGGGCGCGTCCGCCCTGGCCGTCGACTACGCCCAGTTCCTCGTGCTCCGAGGGGCCGGTGGCATCGGCTCCGCCCTGTTCACCATCGCGGCGACGGCCCTGCTCATCAAGGTGAGCCCGCCAAACGCACGCGCCCGGGTCGCGAGCCTGAACGCCGCCGGATTCCTGCTGGGCGGTCTGCTGGGACCCGTGTTCGGCGGTATCGTCACGGCCTTCGGGCTGCGCGCGCCGTTCGTCTTCTACTTCTTCACCCTGCTGGCGGCGGCCACCGTGGTCGCGATCGCCCTCCGCGGTTCGAGCCACGCGGCGCGGAGCGTGCCCCGGCCCGGGACCGAGGCGCCGGTGGCGTTCCGCGCCGCACTGGTGATCCCCCAGTACCGTGCCCTGCTCCTGTCGGTGTTCGCCTTCGGCTGGACGTCCTTCGGGGTGCGCGTGTCGGTGATCCCGATCTTCGTCGTCGTCGGGCTGCACGGCGACCCGGCGACCGCGGCCTGGGTCCTGGCCGCTTATGCGGCAGGCAATGCGGCGCTCATCTTCCCGGCCGGGCGCTGGGGCGACACCATGGGCCGCAAGCCGTTGCTCGTCTCCGGGCTCCTGCTCATGACCGCGGTCTATCTGCTGGTGCCGGCGGTGCCGATCCTCTGGGCCACCCTGGCCCTCATGGTGATCGCGGGCATGGGGTCCGCCCTGGTCAATCCGGCGCAGCAGGCCGTGCTCGCGGATGTCCTGGCGCAGCGCCGCGGCGGCAACGTGGTGGCGGCCTATTCGATGGCGAGCGACCTGGGCGGTGTGCTCGGTCCGCTCATCGCGGGCGCGTTGCTCGACGCCGCGGGCTTCGGCTGGGCGTTCTCGGTCACCGCCGCGCTGCTCGCCGCCGCCACGCTCACCTGGGCGCTGGTCCCGGACTCACGCAAGCTCCAGTCCGCGGATCCCGTGGACACCGCTCCCGGTCGCTGAATCCGGGCACCGGCCCCGATCACTCAACCCAGCCGGACCCTCGCTCCGGGCGTCGTCCCGGACGTCAGCCTGCTTTGCGCTTCCGCAGACGCGGCGCGTTGAACAGGTGATGGGTCTTCCGGTCGGAGTAGATCAGGTGCAGCACCAGCACCACGCCGACCACTATCGCGACTCCCCGGGCCACCGGCATGCCGAACGGGATCCAGCCGAACACGCTCAGCTGATCGGTCAGGGCGATCAGCACGAAGAACACCGTCAGGTAGTACACCAGGCGAAGCTGCCAGCCCTCCGCGATCCCGGTCATGCCGAAGAAGACCAGCAACCATACCATGTACCAGGGCTGGATCACCGGGGCGAGCACCACCACGGCGGCGAACGCCCACGCGTTGTTCCTCAGGATCTCCAGCGTGAAGTCCTGGTCCTTCCGAGGCCAGCGGAAGACGAGCCAGAGCACCACCATGACGGACAGCACCTTGCCGATGGTGAGGATGACGTCGGTGACGGGGTCGCCGGAACCTCCGAGCAGCTGGACCACGAAACCGACGGCATGACCGACGAGTCCCACCGGGGCGAACCAGATCCAGACCGCACCTGGCGTCTGGAGGGCGCCCAGCCAGCCGAAGCCCAGCCCGTTCAAGTACCCGACCACCGCCAGCAGGCCCAGGGACATGCCCGCCGTCGCGCCCCAGCAGAGCAGACGGCGCGGCCAGCGCGCGTCACGACCGGCCCACAGGAGACCCGCGAAGGGCAGGGCCAGGATGGTGATGGGTTTGATGGCGATCGACGCGGTGATCAGGATGACCCCGCGCACGGCACGGCGGGTCGCGGCGTAGTACAGGCCGGCCACGACGAGCCCCATCATGAGGGAGTCGTTGTGACCGCTCGCGACGAAGTTGATCAGGAGCACCGGGTTCAGCACCACGAGCCAGAGCGTGCGCTCCGGGTTGAGGCCGACCAGCGAGGCGATGCGCGGCAGGTAGATGTACAGCAGGACCACGCCGAGCACCCCGGCGAGCCGGAACAGGAACAGCGCCGGTTCGGGGATCCCGCCGGTGACGAGCACGGTCCCGAACTCGATCCACAGCCACAGCGGACCGTACGGCGTCGGGGCTTCGGTCCAGAGGGTGTCGGGACCGAGGTTGAAGTAGTTGCTCAGCGAGGAGATCCCGTTGGTGTACGGATCGAGGCCCTCCAGCATGAGACGGCCCTGCCCGATGTACGCGTACATGTCCCGGCTGAAGAGCGGCACGGCGAACACCATCGGGGTCACCCAGTACCAGAGCGCCTTCTTCAGCAGCGGCCGCGTCTCCGGCGTCCATTCGCCCACCTTCTGGCCGAGACGCAGCCAGGCGCGCAGGAGCAGCACCGCGCCGGCGCAGAGCAGGATGGTGCACACGACGACGGCGGGCAGCGTGGTGCGCGCGACGATGAAGGGCCAGGTGCGGATCAGGACGCTGCTGGTGCCGGCCAGCCAGCCGACACCGACGGAACCCAGGGTCATCAGAACGGAACCGAGCAGTCCCTGGCGCAACGCCACCTCGACCCCGCCCCCAGCGGGCTTCGGCGCACTCATCTGCAGTCCTGGTTCCTTCCGACACTCTGAATCTGTGGCACGTGATGGAAGGCACGTGCCCGTCCCGGTGACCGCGTGGCACCCGGGCGGAAGCGGGACCCGGAGGTCACCGCACCCCCACCGAGGCTATCCGAGTGTTCTCAGGATCGGCTGGGAAGAGGGTACTGGGATAAAATGTACCGTCTGGGCCTCTGTCTCCGTACCACCACGCCCAGGCCGAGGCCGCGCGTGTTGGCCGTGGACCCATTCGCTGGCAGACAAGGACAAGCCCATTTTCTCCGACGCCTTCTTCTCGAAACTGACGGACCTCAGGACAAGGCTCATCCCCCGCCGAGCCCAGGACTGGCTGACGACCCCTCGCGGCCTCTGGACCGGTTTCGGAGTGCTTCACGCGGTCTTCCTGATCTTCGCCCTGGTGCTCGCCACGCGCAATGAGGCCTTCAGCGACACCTTCATCTACCGCGACTGGGTGGCGGCCGGGTTCAACGACCAGCTGATCTCCGGCCCGAGCCCCTGGGTGTACCCGATCCTGGCCCTGCCGCCGATGGCGATCGCCTACGCTTTCGGGCCCGCGCTGTTCTTCTTCCTCTGGGTGCTCATGATCACGGTGCTCAACGGGGTCGCCCTGGGGATGCTCACCGACTGGGGCCGGAACCGGAAGTCCATGACGGCGGCCTGGTGGTGGCTCAGCTTCGTGTTCCTCATGGGCTGGCTCGGCTTCGCCCGGGTGGACGGCTTCACCGCGCCGATCGTCCTGATCGCCCTCATCCACGGCGTCCGCCGGCCGTTCGTCGCCTCCGTGATCCTCGCCGTCGGCACCTGGATGAAGGTGTGGCCCGCCGCGGTCATGCTGGCGCTCTTCGCCGTGGTGAAGAGCCGCGTCCGCGTGATCCTCGGCGGCGTGGTGGTCACCGCGGGTGTCGCCGCCGTCGCCGCCGCGCTCGGCGTGCTCCCCCGCCTCCTCAACTTCCTGACCCAGCAGGGTGACCGCGGTATGCAGCTCGAAGCCACGTTCACCACGCCGTGGCTCTGGCTCTCCGTGCTCGGCGTCGGGGACTCCCACATGTACATGAACACGGACATCAACTCGATGCAGGTGGACGGCCCCGGCACCACCGTGATGTCGGCCCTCATGCAGCCGCTCCTGGTCCTCGCCGCACTCGTGGTGACCGGCCTGGTGTTCTGGGCCCTGCATCAGGGCAAGCAGCGCGGCGGCATCGACCGGACCGAACTGCTGCTCGCAGGCGCGCTGGCTCTGACCACGGCGTTCATCGTGTTCAACAAGGTGGGCTCCCCGCAGTTCATGGTGTGGCTGGCTCCTGCGGTGGCGCTCGGCCTGATCCATGACTTCAAGGCCTGGCGCACGCCGGCCGTCATGCTGATCCTGATCGCGATCACCACCTTCCTCATCTACCCGCTCTTCTACGACGCGCTGAGCCACAACAATCCGCTCATGGCTCTGGTCCTCACGGTCCGGAACCTGCTGCTCGTCGGCCTGCTGGTGATCTCCGTCCACCGCCTGTACGTCCTGGGCCGCGACGCCAGGACGGCCGCCCCGGCCGTCACCGCGGCCTAGGAGCTGACCATGCTGGATCGTCTGACCTCCCTGCGGGACCGTGTCCTGCCCGCCCCCGTCGTGGCGTGGTTCGGCACCCGTGCCAGCGTCTGGTGGGGCTTCGCCGTGGTGCACGGCTACTTCCTGGCGTGGATGGCGTCCTTCTTCCTCCGAGGGGACACCTTCAGCGACACCGAGCAGTACCGCCAATGGGCCACCGGTGTCGTTCCGGACCGCCCCGGCATGGCGCCCATCACCCCCTGGGTGTATCCGGCGCTGGCCCAGATCCCGATCCACCTGGCGAACGTCTTCGGCCCGTCGCTGTACCTCCTCGGCTGGTTCCTGCTCATCACCGCACTGAACGCGTGGGCCCTCGTGGTCCTGCTGTCCGGTCCGCGCCGGACGACCGGCATCGCGCCGGCCTGGTGGTGGATGTTCTTCCTGGTGTTCATGGGCTACCTGAGCTTCGCCCGCGTGGAGGGGGTCGTGGCGCCGATCGTGCTGGTGGGCCTGCTCGCCGCGGTGCGCCGACCGGTGCTCGCGGCCGCCCTCCTGAGCGTGGCCACCTGGATCAAGGTCTGGCCGGCCGCGGTGATCGCGCCGATCGTCATCGCCAGCCGGGACCGGATCAAGGTCCTGGCCACCGGCGTGGTGGTCACGGTGCTGGTCGCCGTGGGCCTCTGGAGCACGGGCAACCTCTCCCACATCGCCGACTTCATGCT
Above is a window of Arthrobacter sp. Y-9 DNA encoding:
- a CDS encoding YoaK family protein gives rise to the protein MSTPWRDAWHTLRPRPDDPHGPLAPMLVLLTVVTGLVDAFSYLELGRVFVANMTGNVVFLSFALGGAPGFLWWASLLAVLTFLLGAFLGGRIGATAGGHRGRHLFAAAATQTALLLAALILTLVAPAPAPRDSYDGVLLTALIVVLGIAMGLQNATARGLGVPDLTTTVLTMTLTGMGADSRIAGGRDGRIGRRLLSVLAMFLGGLAGVLLIESGQGRWVLVCATFLLGGVTLWTARSRRATTGWVTKPA
- the mptB gene encoding polyprenol phosphomannose-dependent alpha 1,6 mannosyltransferase MptB, which produces MSAPKPAGGGVEVALRQGLLGSVLMTLGSVGVGWLAGTSSVLIRTWPFIVARTTLPAVVVCTILLCAGAVLLLRAWLRLGQKVGEWTPETRPLLKKALWYWVTPMVFAVPLFSRDMYAYIGQGRLMLEGLDPYTNGISSLSNYFNLGPDTLWTEAPTPYGPLWLWIEFGTVLVTGGIPEPALFLFRLAGVLGVVLLYIYLPRIASLVGLNPERTLWLVVLNPVLLINFVASGHNDSLMMGLVVAGLYYAATRRAVRGVILITASIAIKPITILALPFAGLLWAGRDARWPRRLLCWGATAGMSLGLLAVVGYLNGLGFGWLGALQTPGAVWIWFAPVGLVGHAVGFVVQLLGGSGDPVTDVILTIGKVLSVMVVLWLVFRWPRKDQDFTLEILRNNAWAFAAVVVLAPVIQPWYMVWLLVFFGMTGIAEGWQLRLVYYLTVFFVLIALTDQLSVFGWIPFGMPVARGVAIVVGVVLVLHLIYSDRKTHHLFNAPRLRKRKAG
- a CDS encoding MFS transporter is translated as MLNTPEPRKTRLPFEVWALVAGGFTVALGYGVVAPVIPQFALEFGVSNFAASAIVSAFALMRVVSAPVAGRVIDRFGERRTYITGILIVALSTGASALAVDYAQFLVLRGAGGIGSALFTIAATALLIKVSPPNARARVASLNAAGFLLGGLLGPVFGGIVTAFGLRAPFVFYFFTLLAAATVVAIALRGSSHAARSVPRPGTEAPVAFRAALVIPQYRALLLSVFAFGWTSFGVRVSVIPIFVVVGLHGDPATAAWVLAAYAAGNAALIFPAGRWGDTMGRKPLLVSGLLLMTAVYLLVPAVPILWATLALMVIAGMGSALVNPAQQAVLADVLAQRRGGNVVAAYSMASDLGGVLGPLIAGALLDAAGFGWAFSVTAALLAAATLTWALVPDSRKLQSADPVDTAPGR
- a CDS encoding glycosyltransferase 87 family protein, with the translated sequence MLDRLTSLRDRVLPAPVVAWFGTRASVWWGFAVVHGYFLAWMASFFLRGDTFSDTEQYRQWATGVVPDRPGMAPITPWVYPALAQIPIHLANVFGPSLYLLGWFLLITALNAWALVVLLSGPRRTTGIAPAWWWMFFLVFMGYLSFARVEGVVAPIVLVGLLAAVRRPVLAAALLSVATWIKVWPAAVIAPIVIASRDRIKVLATGVVVTVLVAVGLWSTGNLSHIADFMLQQGERGMQLEATFSTPWVWLSVFGIAGSRIADNVAINSSEVYGPGASVAAWLMQPLFLLVIVGGAAILVWALRRGAEREELFLEGALLMTTAFIVFNKVGSPQFMIWLAPVVIAGLTHDWDRWKVPGALLMVIAMTTFVIYPLFYTPLIHAHPVMAAVLTLRNVLLVVLLVWSIRRTLDLGRSATRRVEDAPAPAL
- a CDS encoding glycosyltransferase 87 family protein, encoding MFSDAFFSKLTDLRTRLIPRRAQDWLTTPRGLWTGFGVLHAVFLIFALVLATRNEAFSDTFIYRDWVAAGFNDQLISGPSPWVYPILALPPMAIAYAFGPALFFFLWVLMITVLNGVALGMLTDWGRNRKSMTAAWWWLSFVFLMGWLGFARVDGFTAPIVLIALIHGVRRPFVASVILAVGTWMKVWPAAVMLALFAVVKSRVRVILGGVVVTAGVAAVAAALGVLPRLLNFLTQQGDRGMQLEATFTTPWLWLSVLGVGDSHMYMNTDINSMQVDGPGTTVMSALMQPLLVLAALVVTGLVFWALHQGKQRGGIDRTELLLAGALALTTAFIVFNKVGSPQFMVWLAPAVALGLIHDFKAWRTPAVMLILIAITTFLIYPLFYDALSHNNPLMALVLTVRNLLLVGLLVISVHRLYVLGRDARTAAPAVTAA